The Candidatus Microthrix subdominans genome includes a window with the following:
- the miaA gene encoding tRNA (adenosine(37)-N6)-dimethylallyltransferase MiaA: protein MSDVRWDLGLAPLSDAELGAAAPRPAAAGSTARPGSGRARWAGAEGLDRPCALVGPTASGKTAVTLALAELVSPLEAVAADSMTVYRHLDIGTATPTLAERRRVPHHLVDTVEPHEEFSVARFQSAADEAFDDIVGRGAHGLLVGGTGLYHQAVIDDLALPGRFPQVLATLEAEAVDEDCLRSMHGRLASLDPVAAERMEPTNRRRVLRALEVTLGAGRPFSSFGPGLDAHPPTPFVQVGLRLERAVTAGRIAERFDAMIDAGLLDEVRALVELPGGLSRTASQALGYRELAEHLNGERTLTDAVSAAVQRTQQLAVRQERWFRRDPRLVWVDAEADAATVADRVQAAWATAGAWEPT from the coding sequence ATGAGCGACGTGCGCTGGGATCTGGGCCTGGCCCCCCTGTCCGACGCCGAACTCGGCGCCGCAGCGCCGCGCCCGGCGGCGGCGGGAAGCACTGCGCGTCCCGGGTCGGGTCGTGCCCGTTGGGCGGGTGCGGAAGGGCTGGATCGGCCGTGCGCGCTGGTCGGGCCAACCGCCTCCGGCAAGACGGCGGTCACGCTGGCGCTCGCCGAGCTGGTGAGCCCGCTGGAGGCGGTGGCCGCCGACTCGATGACCGTGTACCGGCACCTCGACATCGGCACGGCGACGCCGACGCTCGCCGAGCGCCGAAGAGTGCCCCACCACCTCGTCGACACGGTCGAGCCACATGAGGAGTTTTCGGTGGCCCGCTTCCAGAGCGCCGCCGACGAGGCCTTCGACGACATCGTCGGCCGCGGAGCACACGGGCTGCTCGTCGGTGGAACCGGGTTGTACCACCAGGCGGTGATCGACGATCTGGCCCTTCCCGGCCGATTTCCGCAGGTGCTTGCCACGCTGGAGGCCGAGGCGGTCGATGAGGACTGCCTCCGGTCGATGCACGGGCGCCTGGCCAGCCTCGACCCGGTGGCGGCCGAGCGAATGGAGCCAACCAACCGGCGCCGAGTGCTGCGAGCGTTGGAGGTCACGCTGGGCGCCGGCCGCCCGTTCTCGTCGTTTGGGCCGGGACTGGATGCCCACCCGCCGACGCCGTTCGTGCAGGTTGGGCTTCGTCTGGAGCGGGCGGTGACCGCCGGTCGCATCGCCGAGCGCTTCGACGCAATGATCGACGCCGGCTTGCTCGATGAGGTGCGGGCCCTGGTGGAGCTGCCGGGCGGCCTCTCGCGGACCGCCTCCCAGGCGCTCGGATACCGAGAGCTGGCCGAGCACCTCAACGGTGAGCGCACCCTGACGGACGCCGTCTCGGCTGCCGTGCAACGCACCCAGCAGCTGGCGGTTCGCCAGGAACGCTGGTTCCGGCGCGACCCCCGGCTGGTGTGGGTGGACGCAGAAGCGGACGCGGCTACCGTCGCCGACCGGGTGCAGGCGGCCTGGGCAACGGCTGGGGCATGGGAGCCGACCTGA
- the dapF gene encoding diaminopimelate epimerase: MHFTKHHGLGNDFLVALEANNGPLSAGPELARSLCDRHTGIGADGLIWGAAAPDADVAFRLHNADGTEAEISGNGLRCLAQAWLRSANRSDGQVSVATPGGVRQAIATSSDDPATLTVCVEMGPVGAGPELPAVIGELGIDQAMSASVGNPHVVLLGPGSLAPNLASVDLIKVGRRVESAVPGGANVHLIEQSGEDRLVMRPWERGVGITEACGSGATVAAWVARSWGLVGDTVVVSMPGGEVTVELGSQSASLIGPATYVADVETH, from the coding sequence ATGCACTTCACCAAGCACCACGGCCTGGGCAACGACTTTCTGGTCGCCCTCGAAGCGAACAACGGCCCGCTTTCGGCCGGCCCAGAGCTCGCCCGCTCGCTGTGCGATCGACACACCGGCATCGGGGCCGACGGGCTGATCTGGGGGGCTGCGGCCCCCGATGCAGATGTGGCTTTTCGCCTGCACAACGCGGATGGCACCGAAGCGGAGATCTCCGGCAACGGGCTGCGTTGTCTGGCTCAGGCCTGGCTGCGTTCCGCCAACCGCAGCGATGGTCAGGTGTCGGTGGCCACGCCCGGCGGGGTCCGCCAGGCCATCGCAACGTCCTCGGACGATCCGGCGACACTCACCGTCTGCGTCGAGATGGGCCCGGTCGGCGCCGGCCCGGAGCTGCCAGCGGTCATCGGCGAACTGGGGATCGACCAAGCGATGTCGGCGTCGGTGGGCAACCCCCACGTCGTTCTGCTCGGCCCTGGCTCGTTGGCCCCGAACCTGGCCTCGGTCGACTTGATCAAGGTGGGGCGTCGCGTGGAGAGCGCCGTGCCGGGCGGGGCCAACGTCCACCTGATCGAACAGTCAGGGGAGGACCGACTGGTCATGCGACCGTGGGAGCGCGGCGTCGGCATCACCGAGGCCTGCGGTTCGGGCGCCACCGTGGCGGCTTGGGTGGCCCGCAGCTGGGGGCTGGTCGGCGACACGGTGGTCGTTTCCATGCCCGGTGGTGAGGTGACGGTCGAACTCGGGTCACAGTCGGCGTCGCTGATCGGTCCGGCCACCTATGTGGCGGACGTGGAGACGCATTGA
- the hflX gene encoding GTPase HflX, which yields MKGNNISDDGIGDEDFYGGALTDDDAADEAVSVVEPAEPTEDSHRGGFGEFGGETRGLIERTYRERILLVAVAIDGAGGAGTVEDSLDELALLVDTAGADVVGRITQRRRAPDPATYVGSGKAAEIKALAEATDCDTVVFDDELSPAQQFKLEKLLGRTAIDRTAVILDIFAQNASSQEGKAQVELAQLRYLAPRLKGRGRALSQQAGGLGGARRGPGEKALETDRRRLGRRVHKLESELREVGRHRATQAKARQRSGVAHVVVVGYTNAGKSTLENALTDAGVLVEDRLFATLDPTTRQLALPGGEVVLLTDTVGFIRKLPHELVEAFKTTLSVVSEADLLVHVVDASSADPAEEIAVVRAIIAEVGGGDRPELLVFNKADLSPDADRLAEASPGAVAVSAATGLGIDALVEAIGDRLRSQRPVVELHIPWARGDVIASVHAHGEVLSEVSGPDQMVMRTRLREEQRGRFAEFEPAAPVEPR from the coding sequence ATGAAGGGCAACAACATCAGCGACGACGGCATCGGCGACGAGGATTTCTACGGCGGAGCGCTGACCGATGACGATGCGGCCGATGAAGCGGTATCGGTCGTCGAGCCGGCCGAGCCCACCGAGGATTCGCACCGCGGTGGTTTTGGCGAGTTCGGTGGTGAGACCCGAGGTCTCATCGAGCGAACCTACCGGGAGCGGATCCTGCTGGTCGCCGTCGCCATCGACGGCGCCGGGGGCGCCGGCACCGTCGAGGATTCCTTGGACGAACTGGCATTGCTCGTCGACACGGCGGGCGCCGACGTGGTGGGTCGCATCACCCAGCGGCGTCGCGCCCCCGACCCGGCCACCTACGTCGGATCCGGCAAGGCGGCCGAGATCAAGGCGCTCGCCGAAGCCACCGACTGTGACACGGTCGTCTTCGACGACGAGCTGAGCCCTGCCCAGCAGTTCAAGCTGGAGAAGCTGCTCGGCCGCACCGCGATCGACCGTACTGCGGTGATCCTGGACATCTTCGCCCAGAACGCCTCTAGCCAGGAGGGCAAGGCCCAGGTCGAGTTGGCCCAGCTTCGCTATCTGGCGCCCCGATTGAAGGGCCGCGGCCGGGCGCTCTCCCAGCAGGCCGGTGGCCTCGGAGGCGCCCGACGCGGTCCGGGCGAGAAGGCGCTGGAGACCGACCGCCGTCGGCTTGGACGGCGGGTGCACAAGCTCGAGTCCGAACTCCGGGAGGTGGGACGCCACCGGGCCACCCAGGCAAAGGCCCGCCAACGCTCGGGCGTCGCCCACGTGGTAGTCGTCGGCTACACCAACGCCGGCAAGTCGACGCTGGAGAACGCTCTGACCGACGCCGGGGTCCTCGTCGAGGACCGGTTGTTCGCCACGCTGGACCCGACGACCCGTCAGCTGGCGTTGCCGGGTGGGGAAGTGGTGCTGCTCACCGACACGGTCGGCTTCATCCGCAAGCTGCCCCACGAGCTGGTCGAGGCCTTCAAAACCACCCTGTCGGTCGTGTCCGAGGCCGATCTGCTCGTGCACGTCGTCGATGCCTCGTCGGCCGACCCGGCCGAGGAGATCGCAGTGGTTCGGGCGATCATCGCCGAGGTAGGGGGTGGGGATCGCCCGGAACTGCTGGTGTTCAACAAGGCCGACCTTTCCCCCGACGCCGACCGGCTGGCCGAGGCGAGCCCGGGTGCGGTGGCGGTGTCTGCGGCAACCGGTTTGGGGATCGACGCGTTGGTCGAGGCGATCGGTGACCGCCTCCGCTCGCAGCGCCCGGTGGTCGAACTGCACATCCCTTGGGCCCGGGGCGATGTCATCGCCTCGGTGCACGCCCACGGCGAGGTGCTCTCCGAGGTGTCCGGACCCGACCAGATGGTGATGCGAACCCGACTGCGCGAGGAGCAGCGGGGCCGTTTCGCCGAGTTCGAACCGGCGGCGCCAGTCGAGCCTCGATGA
- a CDS encoding aminotransferase class I/II-fold pyridoxal phosphate-dependent enzyme — translation MIEGAIDLRLGSPCDPPPDLVIDAMASAADSLGPYGKSVGSPVFRQAAADWMRRRLDVEIDPESVAACVGTKEFVAGLALLLGAGCGRGRDTVLIPAVAYPTYAVGAELAGCRVVRVPMTDRFTLDLAGVDADDAARSRLLWVNSPGNPAGGLDDLEAAAAWGRERGIVVCSDECYVEYTWSGAPVGEVGLPASTMLSSGTSGVLALHSLSKRSNLAGGRIGFYAGDAALIAELGERRRELGLVVPGPMQAAGATAWSDQQHVTEQRERYLRRLERLAEAAVSAGCFDVRLPEGGFYLWLDVGDDDRAAVATLAGAGVLVQPGSIYGAAGAGRVRLAAVRPDAEIDEAARRLEALRGVLAGGAGLRR, via the coding sequence ATGATCGAAGGGGCGATCGACCTGCGGCTCGGGTCGCCGTGCGACCCCCCGCCCGACCTGGTGATCGACGCGATGGCGTCGGCCGCCGACAGCCTGGGGCCCTACGGCAAGTCGGTGGGCTCGCCCGTCTTCCGGCAGGCGGCGGCCGACTGGATGCGCCGTCGACTCGATGTCGAGATCGACCCCGAGTCGGTGGCGGCCTGCGTGGGGACCAAGGAGTTCGTCGCCGGCCTGGCCCTACTGCTCGGGGCGGGATGTGGCCGCGGCCGGGACACCGTGCTCATCCCGGCGGTCGCCTATCCCACCTACGCTGTGGGCGCCGAGCTGGCCGGCTGCCGGGTGGTGCGGGTGCCGATGACCGATCGCTTCACGCTCGATCTGGCTGGGGTCGATGCCGACGATGCCGCCCGTTCCAGGCTGCTGTGGGTGAACTCGCCCGGCAACCCGGCCGGCGGACTCGACGATCTGGAGGCGGCTGCGGCCTGGGGGCGCGAGCGGGGCATCGTCGTGTGCTCCGACGAGTGCTACGTCGAGTACACGTGGAGCGGAGCGCCGGTCGGCGAGGTGGGGCTGCCGGCCTCGACGATGCTCTCCTCGGGAACGAGTGGCGTGTTGGCGCTCCACTCGCTCTCCAAGCGATCAAACCTGGCCGGGGGGAGGATCGGGTTCTACGCCGGCGACGCCGCCCTCATCGCCGAGCTGGGGGAGCGGCGCCGGGAATTGGGGTTGGTGGTGCCCGGACCCATGCAGGCTGCCGGAGCGACGGCTTGGAGCGACCAACAACACGTGACCGAGCAGCGCGAGCGTTATCTTCGGCGCCTCGAACGCCTGGCGGAGGCGGCCGTGTCGGCCGGGTGCTTCGATGTTCGCCTGCCGGAGGGCGGGTTTTACCTGTGGCTGGACGTTGGCGATGACGACCGTGCGGCGGTTGCGACCCTCGCCGGGGCGGGCGTCCTGGTGCAGCCGGGCTCGATCTACGGGGCGGCCGGAGCAGGCCGGGTCCGCCTGGCCGCCGTACGCCCCGACGCCGAGATCGATGAGGCCGCCCGGCGTCTGGAGGCACTGCGTGGGGTCCTCGCCGGCGGCGCCGGTTTGCGGCGGTGA
- a CDS encoding succinyl-diaminopimelate desuccinylase codes for MPATNRRPKVSLRSPTTVPELTTDLLSATSRLMGVRSESFDERALADLVEADLSALVSARGETFTVDRVGDNVVARTHLGRSARLILAGHLDTVPANDNSIPRLDGDVLWGLGSADMKGGLAVMLDLACAIAEPAVDVTWVFYAREEVATAHSGLLELERLRPDLLGGDVALLGEPTDGALEAGCQGSVRVQVALRGVRAHTARAWMGQNAIHRAGELLLRLNDWRPRRPTIDGCTYHEALQAVAIEGGVAGNVVPDAVTLTVVHRFAPDRGLDEAEAWLRGWLVPSLSDGDAITVVDRSRAAPPGLGHPLLARLIERHHLETRAKLGWTDAAFFAERGIPAANFGPGDPVVAHTADERLERASIDRVWAVLGDLLVNGVVDVP; via the coding sequence ATGCCGGCGACCAACCGCCGACCGAAGGTGAGCCTCCGGTCGCCGACGACCGTGCCTGAGCTCACGACCGACCTGCTCTCGGCGACCAGCCGGTTGATGGGGGTGCGGTCGGAGAGCTTCGACGAGCGTGCACTGGCCGATCTCGTCGAGGCTGACCTGTCTGCGCTGGTGAGCGCTCGAGGGGAGACCTTCACGGTGGACCGGGTTGGGGACAACGTCGTGGCCCGGACCCACCTCGGCCGTTCCGCCCGATTGATCCTGGCTGGGCACCTCGACACGGTTCCCGCCAACGACAATTCGATTCCGCGACTGGACGGCGATGTGCTGTGGGGGCTGGGCTCGGCCGACATGAAGGGCGGCCTGGCCGTCATGTTGGACCTGGCCTGCGCCATCGCTGAACCGGCGGTCGACGTCACCTGGGTGTTCTATGCCCGAGAGGAGGTGGCGACCGCCCATTCGGGGCTGCTCGAGCTGGAGCGCCTTCGACCCGACCTGCTCGGCGGAGACGTCGCCCTCCTGGGGGAGCCGACCGATGGTGCGCTGGAGGCGGGCTGCCAGGGGTCGGTGCGCGTGCAGGTTGCGCTCAGGGGTGTCCGGGCCCACACCGCTCGGGCATGGATGGGGCAGAACGCCATCCATCGAGCGGGCGAGCTTTTGTTGCGGTTGAACGACTGGCGGCCTCGGCGACCGACGATCGATGGCTGCACCTACCATGAGGCCCTCCAGGCGGTGGCCATCGAGGGCGGCGTGGCCGGCAACGTGGTGCCAGATGCGGTCACGCTCACCGTCGTCCACCGCTTCGCCCCGGACCGCGGCCTCGACGAGGCGGAGGCCTGGCTGCGGGGCTGGCTGGTCCCTTCGTTGTCCGACGGTGATGCGATCACGGTGGTTGACCGGTCGCGAGCTGCCCCTCCAGGGCTCGGGCACCCGCTGCTCGCTCGGCTGATCGAGCGTCATCACCTGGAGACCAGAGCCAAGCTCGGATGGACCGACGCCGCCTTCTTTGCTGAGCGCGGTATCCCTGCGGCCAACTTCGGGCCCGGGGACCCGGTCGTTGCCCACACCGCCGACGAACGGCTTGAGCGAGCGAGCATCGATCGGGTCTGGGCGGTGCTCGGGGACCTCTTGGTGAACGGCGTCGTCGACGTTCCGTAG
- a CDS encoding 2,3,4,5-tetrahydropyridine-2,6-dicarboxylate N-succinyltransferase produces the protein MSATPPAAFGIGTATFSVQGDGTKVLDTYFQVVNVAAHGDVAEVLARHAGHEGGPGTVTFSPNRLADVVMQLQATAQDAEANRRCLAALRESRFAENQGLGTRFEVVVTFIEDLDAPPIDAHDAYLRLHLLSHRVKRPHSINLDGIFGLLSTVAWTSHGPADPDTLAEVRSRHRTEGRQLTVHSVDKFPRMVDYVVPSGVRIADASRVRLGAYLGEGTTVMHEGFVNFNAGTLGSAMIEGRISAGVVLGDQTDLGGGASVMGTLSGGGNEVISIGQRCLVGANGGCGISLGDDCVIEAGLYLTAGTPVTMADGSVRKARDLSGGSQMLFRRNGKTGAVEMVPRVPDWGGLNPDLHAN, from the coding sequence ATGTCAGCCACCCCACCCGCCGCCTTCGGCATCGGCACGGCCACCTTCTCGGTGCAGGGTGACGGCACCAAGGTTCTCGACACCTATTTTCAGGTGGTCAACGTCGCAGCTCACGGCGACGTCGCCGAGGTGTTGGCCCGTCATGCCGGCCACGAAGGTGGCCCCGGTACGGTGACTTTCTCGCCAAACCGGTTGGCCGACGTGGTCATGCAGTTGCAGGCGACCGCCCAGGATGCCGAAGCCAACCGGCGTTGCTTGGCGGCCCTTCGGGAGAGTCGCTTTGCGGAGAATCAGGGACTCGGCACCCGTTTCGAGGTCGTCGTCACCTTCATCGAGGACCTCGACGCGCCGCCGATCGATGCTCACGACGCCTACCTCCGGCTTCACCTGTTGTCGCATCGAGTGAAGCGGCCGCACAGCATCAACCTGGACGGCATCTTTGGGCTGCTGTCCACCGTGGCATGGACCAGCCACGGGCCAGCCGATCCGGACACTCTGGCCGAGGTCCGCAGCCGTCATCGCACCGAGGGTCGTCAGCTCACCGTGCACTCGGTCGACAAGTTCCCACGGATGGTCGATTACGTGGTGCCGTCGGGGGTTCGCATCGCAGACGCCTCGAGAGTCCGGCTGGGCGCCTATCTGGGTGAGGGCACCACCGTCATGCACGAGGGCTTCGTCAACTTCAATGCCGGCACGCTCGGGTCGGCGATGATCGAGGGCCGCATCAGTGCCGGCGTCGTTCTCGGGGACCAGACCGACCTGGGCGGCGGGGCCTCGGTGATGGGCACCCTCTCCGGCGGTGGCAACGAGGTGATCAGCATCGGCCAGCGCTGCCTGGTGGGTGCCAACGGTGGCTGCGGCATCTCGCTCGGCGACGACTGCGTCATCGAAGCAGGGCTGTATCTCACCGCCGGCACCCCGGTGACGATGGCCGACGGGTCGGTTCGCAAGGCCCGAGACCTGTCCGGGGGCTCGCAGATGCTGTTTCGGCGAAATGGTAAAACCGGGGCCGTGGAGATGGTGCCCAGGGTGCCCGACTGGGGTGGGTTGAACCCCGACCTCCACGCCAACTGA
- the lexA gene encoding transcriptional repressor LexA produces the protein MTARQREVLDCVIDSVNARGYPPSVREIGTAVGLTSPSTVHSHLATLQRLGYLTRDSTKPRAIEVHTDGKADVAERRPVRHVPLVGSVAAGTGVIAQEQIEELLPLPQDLTGDGELFMLTVRGDSMIDVGIFSGDYVVARQQSTADRGDIVVAGIPGEEATVKTLTTHSSEGTTLTPANSTMEPLCYPPGEVVIFGRVVTVLRKL, from the coding sequence CTGACCGCACGCCAGCGTGAGGTGCTCGACTGCGTGATCGACTCGGTCAACGCCCGTGGGTATCCCCCGTCGGTGCGGGAGATCGGCACCGCAGTTGGCCTGACCTCGCCCTCCACAGTCCACTCCCACCTCGCCACGCTTCAACGCCTGGGCTACCTCACCCGGGACTCGACCAAACCGCGAGCGATCGAGGTGCACACCGACGGCAAGGCCGACGTCGCCGAACGTCGGCCGGTACGCCACGTGCCCCTGGTCGGCTCGGTTGCAGCCGGCACTGGCGTCATCGCCCAAGAGCAGATCGAAGAGCTACTCCCGCTCCCCCAGGACCTCACCGGCGACGGTGAGTTGTTCATGCTGACCGTTCGCGGGGATTCGATGATCGATGTCGGTATTTTCAGCGGCGACTATGTGGTCGCTCGTCAGCAGTCGACCGCCGATCGCGGCGACATCGTCGTCGCCGGCATCCCGGGGGAAGAGGCCACGGTCAAAACGCTGACCACACACTCGTCGGAGGGCACCACCCTCACGCCCGCCAACTCGACGATGGAGCCCCTGTGCTATCCGCCCGGGGAGGTCGTGATCTTCGGTCGGGTGGTTACCGTGCTCCGCAAGCTCTGA
- a CDS encoding LysM peptidoglycan-binding domain-containing protein: MVALQTSDSNPRTEPIERATRLRVVDSERWSAAHPAVRARRGELAPTAPVRPSVRRSRWVYLRRRAVAALVLLALMWAAIAVVTEMVGGGSGSAGAAEDVRTHVVVPGDTWWSLAGELDRPGDIRDAVDSIIELNGSEDLRAGQRVVLPLG, encoded by the coding sequence ATGGTTGCGCTACAGACATCAGATTCCAATCCTCGAACCGAGCCGATCGAGCGGGCGACGCGCCTGCGAGTGGTCGACTCAGAGCGATGGTCGGCGGCCCACCCGGCGGTTCGAGCCCGTCGAGGCGAGCTCGCTCCGACGGCCCCGGTGCGCCCGTCGGTGCGCCGCAGCCGATGGGTCTACCTCCGTCGACGGGCGGTGGCTGCGTTGGTGCTGCTGGCGCTGATGTGGGCGGCGATCGCGGTCGTGACGGAGATGGTTGGTGGCGGGTCGGGCTCGGCCGGCGCCGCCGAGGACGTTCGCACCCACGTGGTCGTGCCCGGCGACACCTGGTGGTCGCTGGCCGGCGAACTGGATCGTCCGGGTGACATTCGAGACGCTGTGGACTCGATCATCGAACTCAACGGATCAGAGGATTTGCGAGCGGGACAGCGTGTGGTGCTCCCACTCGGATAG
- the nrdR gene encoding transcriptional repressor NrdR encodes MRCPICSELEDRVVDSRSVDDGAGIRRRRQCAGCGARFTTFERVEEAPLVVRKSDGTKQPFDRTKIEAGVLSAAKGRPVSLADATALAVAIEEGLAGQGGETSTAEVGRLVLEQLAELDEVTYLRFASVYKAFQGLGDFQAELGRLSKVPSSNGADPG; translated from the coding sequence GTGCGATGTCCGATTTGTAGCGAACTGGAAGACCGGGTGGTGGACTCCCGATCTGTCGATGATGGTGCCGGTATTCGCCGTCGTCGCCAGTGCGCTGGCTGCGGCGCCCGCTTCACCACCTTCGAGCGGGTCGAGGAAGCCCCGTTGGTGGTCCGCAAGAGTGACGGCACCAAGCAGCCCTTCGACCGAACCAAGATCGAGGCAGGGGTGTTGTCGGCTGCCAAGGGTCGGCCGGTGTCACTGGCCGACGCCACCGCTCTGGCGGTGGCGATCGAAGAGGGCCTGGCCGGGCAGGGCGGCGAGACGTCGACCGCCGAGGTGGGGCGGCTCGTCCTGGAACAACTCGCCGAGCTCGACGAGGTCACGTACCTGCGCTTCGCCAGCGTGTACAAGGCGTTTCAAGGCCTGGGCGACTTCCAGGCCGAGCTGGGTCGGCTGTCGAAGGTGCCGAGCAGCAACGGCGCCGACCCGGGGTAG
- a CDS encoding dihydrofolate reductase family protein, protein MPEVRTIESHSTAVELFRLLDREPRPSAENSPWVMANMVSTLDGRAALNGRSGRLGGPLDRAMFQAIRALADVILVGAKTVRVERYGPIRLSAGLQEARRESGRTPLPTLAVLSGSLELPEDTGLFDAPERLHVLTGSSTPEAARRALTDIGVAVEPLAGVRSAAEEATETLARSGAPMILTEGGPGLLGALLASQSLDELCLTLAPRLVGAGLALLDRPDLDPDRWTMARAWAAEDDLFLRYLRPA, encoded by the coding sequence ATGCCCGAGGTGCGAACTATCGAATCCCACTCGACCGCTGTCGAACTCTTTCGACTGCTCGATCGGGAGCCTCGGCCGAGCGCCGAGAATTCGCCCTGGGTCATGGCCAACATGGTGTCGACGCTCGACGGTCGGGCTGCCCTGAACGGTCGCTCCGGGCGACTGGGTGGCCCCCTCGACCGAGCGATGTTCCAGGCGATACGTGCGCTCGCCGACGTCATCCTGGTCGGGGCAAAAACCGTCCGCGTCGAGCGTTACGGACCGATTCGGTTGTCCGCCGGGCTCCAGGAGGCCCGACGCGAGTCCGGACGGACCCCGCTGCCCACCTTGGCAGTGCTGTCCGGAAGCCTCGAGCTGCCTGAGGACACGGGCCTGTTCGACGCGCCGGAACGTTTGCACGTGCTCACCGGGTCCTCCACGCCTGAAGCCGCTCGGCGCGCCCTCACCGACATCGGCGTTGCCGTCGAGCCGCTTGCGGGCGTTCGCAGCGCCGCCGAGGAGGCCACCGAAACGCTTGCCCGCTCCGGCGCACCGATGATCCTGACCGAAGGTGGCCCCGGACTGCTCGGAGCGCTGTTGGCATCGCAGTCGCTCGATGAGCTCTGCCTGACGCTCGCCCCGCGCCTGGTCGGCGCGGGCCTGGCGTTGTTGGATCGACCGGACCTGGACCCTGATCGCTGGACGATGGCCCGGGCCTGGGCGGCCGAAGACGACCTGTTCCTCCGTTACCTCCGACCGGCCTAG